The Thermovirga sp. sequence AGGCCAACACCAACTTCCTGGATCTTCAGCAAAATCTGGGGAACCTCGAAGCGGAGATCCAGATGGCCCGCCGGTACTACAACGGCACCGTCAGGGCCTTCAATTCCCTCATCCAGGTTTTTCCCAACAACATGCTGGCCGGGCCCTTTGGCTTCACCAGCCGCGAATACTTCGAGGCGGCCGAGGAGGACCGCGCCGTCCCAAGGGTGCAGTTCTAGTTAGGATCCTGGCGGGGGTTCCCACCATGAGGACCTTCAGGCGTGCCTTGGCGGCTCTCCTTCTGCTCCTTGCTCTCGCCCCGGCAACTTCCGCGGCGGAGAGGATACTGTCCTTCGACAGCTCCATCCGTGTGGAGCAAAGCGGCACACTCGCCGTCAGGGAGGACATCACCGTCCGCGTGGAGCATGACCAGATCCAGAGGGGCATCTTCAGGGACTTCCCCACCCTGTACAGATCACCCGGTGGGAACACCATCCGGGTGGGATTCTCGGTGCAGACCGTGCTTCTCGACGGAAGCCCCGTCCCGTGGAAGACCGAAAGGCTCAGCAACGGCGTCAGAGTCCGCATCGGCGACCCCAACTCC is a genomic window containing:
- a CDS encoding LemA family protein, with translation IDVQLKRRADLVVNLVETVKGYAKHEKELFEKVTQARAAAVGAGSVGERAQAENALTGTIRSLFAVAENYPELKANTNFLDLQQNLGNLEAEIQMARRYYNGTVRAFNSLIQVFPNNMLAGPFGFTSREYFEAAEEDRAVPRVQF